One part of the Spirochaetaceae bacterium genome encodes these proteins:
- a CDS encoding LytTR family transcriptional regulator DNA-binding domain-containing protein yields the protein MPRIPGWTTERGLWGAAYREFLAPRTIAIAIASVALFVLAMTIFGPLGTLETLRPLRRAAYWGLCAAVTFPICYALAAVVLYLTRRGSLVQMLPAAAASVLFEGVVCTTVVETANMLFRPAYVGLWSPVNTYLTVTIVVAVCTFFVHFVVFQRIRSAAAAAAEPPAPGAAPPSSRDDATRAASSGAPPEPHGSAGTPGETPPGDAVRPSAGANAGAKDGDPVPDRPPDEAAAPAPAATPPGATPPGAGSTAPASERSAGSERPTARQAQFYDRLSLSVSRDIIYLKVDDHYVNVYTTGGSCLVLMRFADAVADLGDLGMQVHRSYWAAHRHMRATVRREGRTMLRLTGGAQVPISRPYLPAVRAALRATQHRSAPGGHPE from the coding sequence ATGCCACGAATTCCAGGTTGGACGACCGAGCGCGGGTTGTGGGGTGCTGCGTACCGTGAATTCCTGGCGCCGCGGACCATCGCGATCGCGATCGCCAGCGTGGCTCTGTTTGTCCTGGCGATGACCATATTCGGTCCGCTCGGCACGCTGGAGACCCTCCGGCCGCTGCGGCGGGCCGCATATTGGGGATTGTGCGCCGCCGTCACGTTTCCAATCTGTTACGCCCTCGCAGCGGTGGTGCTGTACCTGACAAGGCGCGGATCGCTGGTCCAGATGCTGCCGGCGGCCGCGGCGTCCGTGTTGTTCGAGGGCGTTGTCTGCACGACGGTGGTGGAAACCGCCAACATGCTGTTTCGCCCCGCATACGTGGGCCTCTGGTCGCCGGTGAACACCTACCTGACCGTGACGATCGTGGTAGCCGTGTGCACCTTCTTCGTCCACTTCGTGGTGTTCCAGCGAATCAGGTCCGCCGCCGCGGCCGCTGCAGAACCCCCTGCTCCCGGCGCGGCTCCGCCTTCGAGCCGCGATGACGCGACGCGCGCCGCATCGAGCGGAGCTCCGCCCGAGCCGCACGGCTCCGCCGGCACGCCCGGCGAGACCCCGCCCGGCGACGCCGTGCGGCCCAGTGCCGGCGCCAACGCCGGCGCCAAGGACGGCGACCCGGTTCCCGACCGCCCGCCGGACGAAGCCGCGGCCCCCGCGCCCGCCGCGACACCTCCGGGTGCGACACCTCCGGGTGCGGGGTCCACCGCGCCCGCGAGCGAGCGGTCGGCCGGTTCGGAACGCCCCACTGCACGGCAGGCACAGTTCTACGACCGGCTGTCGCTATCCGTAAGCCGTGACATCATCTACCTGAAGGTGGACGACCATTACGTCAACGTTTATACCACCGGCGGCTCCTGTCTCGTTCTGATGCGCTTCGCGGACGCGGTGGCCGATCTCGGCGACCTCGGCATGCAGGTGCACCGCTCCTACTGGGCCGCTCACCGCCACATGCGCGCCACGGTACGCCGCGAGGGGCGCACGATGCTGCGCCTCACCGGCGGCGCGCAGGTGCCGATAAGCCGCCCCTACCTCCCCGCCGTGCGCGCCGCCCTGCGCGCTACGCAGCACCGGTCTGCTCCCGGCGGCCATCCCGAGTGA